The window GCCACGACAGCGTTTCGCCGCCCCCCGACTGCCGCGGAAGTTGCCAACCTGCGTTCGTTCTTCGAAAAGTTGAGCAGCAATCCTGAGCACGGCATCGAGCAAGCCGTTCGCGCGTCGGTCATTCGATTGCTTGTCTCGCCGCACTTCTGCTATCACCTCGACCCGCCAGCTGCAGGCAACACGGTCGAGCCATTGTCCGATCTCGCCCTCGCTTCGCGACTCAGCTATTTTCTCTGGTCATCGCAGCCGGATGAAGAACTGATGCGAGTTGCCCGCGCGGGAAAGCTGCATGATAAAGACGAACTCCTGCGGCAAACGCGGAGGATGCTGAAGGATCCCAAGGTCAGTGGCTTGGCCCTGGAATTCTTCGGCCCTTGGCTACGCTATCGCGATTTTCTCGAACAGGAATCGGTCAGCCGCGAAGTCTTCACCAATTTCGACGACGCGCTGAGGCAAGCCATGTTCGAAGAGCCGACGCGCTTCACCACCAAGTTGTTACAAACCAATGCACCTCTTCTTGAGCTTCTCGACAGCGACAAGACGCTCGTCAATAAGCGACTCGCACAGCACTACGGCCTGCCGTTCAATGGCAACAAAGAAGAATGGCTTGAAGTGAGCGGTCTGCATGCTCAAGGCCGCAGCGGCATCCTCGGCATGGCAGTGTTCCTCACGAAGAATTCGCAGCCGCAGCGAACTAGCCCGGTGAAGCGCGGTTTCTGGGTGATCCATCATCTGCTCGGCGAACACATTCCGCCGCCGCCGCCCGATGTTGTCGCACTGCCCGCTAAGGAAACCGACACCGGCGGCAAGACGATTCGTCAGCTTCTCGCACTGCATACCGAGGACGCCAAGTGCGCTCGCTGCCACGTCCGCTTCGATGGCGTGGGCCTGGCCATGGAAGGGTTCGATGCTATCGGCCGCGCGCGGAAGCAAGACCTTGCCGGTCGTGCCATCGATAACGTCGTGCCGCTCCCCTCGGGCAAAGAAGCCCGCGGCGTGCCTGAGTTTGCCGCGTATCTCGCCGCCGAACGGGCCGATGATTTCGGCAAGACGCTGAGTCACAAGTTGCTCGGTTATGCCCTCGGCCGATCGCTGCAACTTTCCGATCAACCGCTGCTCGACCAGTTGCAGGAAAATCTGCGGAAAAACGGCTATCGATCTGATACGCTGATGGAAACGATTGTCACCAGCCCGCAGTTTCGCACCCAGCGATGCCGCGATTTTTCCCTCGCCGCCTTCCGCGATCGCAACGCCCCCCGCCCCAATCCTGCCTCCGGAGCCAAGCCATGATCAACAAGAACGGAATCTCGCGCCGATTGCTGCTCCAAGGTTTAGGCGCCGCGATCGCGCTCCCCTGGCTCGAGTCAGGCCGCCATCTGCTCGGCGCCGAATCGCCGAAGAAGCCGACGCAGCGTTTCGCTTGCATGTTCATCGGCGACGGCATTTCGCCGCCGCACTGGTGGGCCAAGGGTTCCGGCGCGAACATGGAGCTCGGTTCCAGTCTCGCCTCACTCGAAAAGCACAAGTCGCAGCTCAACGTCATCAACGGTTTGTTCAACAAGCACGCCGGCGGCGGTCACGCGCGCTGCGCGGGCAACATTCTTTCTGGCGAAGCGCTGCTGCGTGGCCGCCTCATTCGCGGCGCGGTGAGCATGGATCAGCGACTCGCGAAAAAGTGGGAAGACGAAACAGCCCTCTCGAGCCTCGTGCTCGGCTGCGAACAGCCGGTCGCCGGGTTTCACGAGAGCGAATACTCGATGGTGTACGCCTCGCACATTTCCTGGAGCAACCCCGACTCGCCGATTCCGATCGAGCTCCATCCTTCGCTCGCATTCGACAGCCTGTTCGGCGGCCAATCGAGCACGCTGCAAACCAGCATTCTCGACGATGTGCTCGAGCAAGCGACCAGCCTCCGCAATCAGGTTAGCCGATCGGATCAGGTGAAGCTCGACGAATACCTCAGCAGCGTCCGCGAAACCGAGCAACGGCTGCAACGCCTCAACAAATTTGCCGCGGAAGAAAACAACCAGCCAACCTCCGCGCAGCGCCCACCGGCTGGTCAGCCGAAGGACTTTCGCGAGTACTCGCGATTGATGTGCGACATCATCGCGCTCGCGTTTCAAACCGACCGTACCCGCATTGCCACGCTGCTCCTCTCGCGCGATTTGTCGGGTCAGGTTTATCCTTATCTCAACATCAAGGACGACCACCACAGCTATTCGCACAGCAACGAAGCCAAGGAATATCAGGGCATCGTCAAGACGCACGTCGAGCAGTACGCCTATCTCGTCGATCGTCTTGCGAATATGCATGAGGGTGACGGCACGGTGCTAGACAATAGCTGCCTGATGTTTGTCTCCGAGCATTGGAATGCCCACAATTCCAATCAGGTGCCGTTGCTCCTCGCGGGCGGCCTGGGAGGCACGTTGCAGACCGGCCGCACGCACGATTTCCTCAATGCGGGAAATGAAAAGCGGAAACTCTGCAGCCTGTATCTATCGCTGATGGACCGCATGGGTCTCGAGCTGAAGGAATTCGGTGACGCGAAAGAACGTCTGGCGGGGATCTAGGAAGGCAGAAGTAAGAAGGCAGAACGCAGAAGTGAATCGCTGGGCGGAGCGGCACGATGGCACGTCTTTTTTATGCGGCGGTGATCGTTCTGCTGATAGGTTGCACTTCGCTAGCCGCTGCGGATGACGCGCAACGTTTTCACGCAGAATTTCAGCCGTTCCTCTCGAAGCACTGCGTCGCTTGCCATCGGGGCGACAAGCCCAAGGGGAATCTGGATCTCGAAAAGCTGTCGCTTGATCTCGCCGATGACAAGGCTCGCGGCCAATGGACGGCCGTAGTCGAACGACTTGACGCCGGCGACATGCCGCCCGCAGACAAGCCTCGGCCTGATGCGCAGGAAGTGAAGAAACTAACGGCATGGTTGTCGCCGCGAATCGCCACGGCAGAGACTGCGGCCCGGGCCGCCCAAGGACGCGTGGTCGTTCGCCGTTTGAACCGGAGCGAGTATGAGAACACGGTGCGCGATCTGCTCGGGGTGCAGGTGAACCTCAAGGATCAGCTGCCGCTCGATTCCGCTGCCGATGGGTTTGATAACGCCGGCGCGGCCCATCACACGTCGTCGTTTCTAATGGAAAAGTACCTGGAAGCCGCCGATGTCGCGCTCAACATGGCGATCAGCAACCGCCCCAAACCGCCAGCGCTGATCAGCAAACGCTACAGCATCAAGGACGGCCATCCGGTGAAGAACACGACGGAGGACGTCTATCGCTTTCTGGACGATGGCGAGGTCGTCTGCTTCTGCTCATCGGATTGGCACAACGTCAGCGCGTCGACCTTTTATCCACAGGACGGCGGCAACTACCTCTTTCGCATTTCCGCCTCGGCGATTCAGAGCAACGACAAACCCGTCACCTTCCGCGTTACCGCTAGCGGCACGCGCCTAACCGGCCTGAGTGGTCTGGTGAGTTATTTTGATGCTCCACCGGGCGCGCCGAAAGTGTTTGAATTCACGCGGCACATGGAGCCGCGGACGACGATCTCGCTGTTGCCCTATGGTCTCGCCGGCGCAAACACTGTCAAGCAAACGGGCAGCGCGAAGTGGGAAGGGCCCGGTTTGGCGGTTCAATATATCGAGATCGAAGGACCGTTGAATGAAAGCTGGCCGCCGCTGAGCCATAAGGATTTGCTCGGCCAACTCGCGCAAAAGACGTTTAAAATTTACAACTTCAGCGATCGAGTCGAAGTCGTTTCCGAACAGCCGCTAGTCGATGCCGAACGGATTCTGAAGAAATTCACTCGCCGTGCCTTTCGCCGCACAGTTACGACAGAGGACATCGCACCGTACCTGACGATCGTGCAGACGAAGCTCGACGGAGGTTACACGTTCGAACAAGCCCTGCGAGCCGCACTCAAAGGAGTGCTGATTGCGCCAAACTTTTTGTTCTTGCGCGAGAAGCCAGGCCGGCTCGATGACTTCGCGCTGGCTAGCCGGTTGTCGTATTTTCTCTGGAGCACGATGCCGGATGAGGAACTGTTCGCGCTCGCGGAACAGCAGAAACTGCATCAGCCCGAGGTACTGCGCGAACAAGTCGAGCGGCTGCTCGCCAGTCCGAAAGCCCAAGCGTTCACTGCAAACTTTGTCGGCCAATGGCTGGGCCTGCGCGAAATCGACGCGACCGAACCAAGCCACATCCTTTATCCGGAGTTCGATCATCTGCTGAAAGTTTCGATGATTCGCGAAACGGAGTTGTTCTTCGACGAGTTGCTGAAGAACGATTTGAGCATCACGAATTTCGTGGCCAGCGATTTCACCATGCTCAACGGCCGCCTGGCGAAGCACTACGGCATTCCCGATGTCGTCGGCTGGGAATTCAAAAAGACCACGCTGCCGCCGGAGAGTCATCGCGGCGGGGTGCTGACCATGGCTAGCGTACTAAAAGTCACCGCCAACGGCACGACGACGTCGCCGGTGCTGCGCGGCGCTTGGGTGCTCGATCGCATCCTCGGCCAGCCGTCTCCGCCGCCGCCCGACAACGTCTCTGCCATCGATCCCGACATCCGTGGCGCGACGACCATTCGCGAGCAACTCGCCAAGCATCGCTCGACCGAGTCTTGCGGCGTCTGTCACCGCCAGATTGATCCACCGGGCTTTGCGCTCGAAAGTTTCGACTGCATCGGCGGCTGGCGTGACTGGTATCGAGTCACCGGCAACGGCGCCCCGGTCACGGTCGACGGTCGGCGCATGGCTTATCACAAGGGCAAATCCGTCGATCCCAGCGATGTGATGCCGGGCGGCGAGAAGTTTGACAATGTCGATCAGTTCAAACAGTTGCTTTTAAAGGATAAATCGCAACTCGCGCGAGCGCTCACGAACAAATTGGTGACGTATGCCACGGGCCGCGCGCCGCAACCGACTGATCGACCTGCCGTGGATGCGATTGTGCAGAAGATTGCTGCAAAGGACTACGGCTTGCGCTCGCTGGTGAATGAAATTGTGCAGAGCGAGATTTTTCAGGTGAAGTGAGATAAACGAGAACCCTGCCATGAAACTCCATCGCCGAACTCTCCTCCGCGCCGCCGGCGTTGCTGTTGCGTTGCCGCTGTTTGATGCGATCGTGCCGAAGCGAGCGAGGGGTGAGGATAAGAAGAACACGCCGCGGCGGATGGTTTGCATCAATACGCCGCTGGGCGTGCATCCAGCTTATTTTTTCCCGAAGGATACCGGGCGCGATTACGAGTTGTCGCCGTATCTGGAAGTTTTCAAGGAGTTTCGCGAGCAGTTCACGGTCATTTCTGGATTGTCGCATCCTGATGTGGGGCCGAGTCACGATTCGAACCAGAGTTTTTTGACGTCGGCGCCTCACCCCGAACGGCGGGCCGGTTTCAAAAACAGCATTTCGCTCGATCAGTTTGCTGCCGCGCATTTGTATGGGCAAACGCGGTTCGCCACGTTGCCTTTGTCTTGCGAAGGATCGGGGCTCGCCTGGACGAAGAGCGGTGCCCCGGTGCCAACCGAAGATCGGCCGTCGGGCGTGTTCGCCAAGTTATTTCTCGAAGGGCGGCCCGATGAAGTGCAGGCTCAGGCGCGACGACTCGCCGATGGCCAAAGCGTACTTGATGCGGTGCGCGACCAGGCGAAGAAGTTGGAGAGAAACATCGGCGCCGGCGACCGCGAAAAGCTCGATGAGTATTTCACCAGCGTTCGCGAACTCGAGCAGCGTCTCGCGCAGGCTGAGATGTGGTCGAAGCGACCGAAGCCCAAGGTCAATGCCAAGCAGCCGACCGATGTACGCAACAGCGCCGACTTGATCGGCAAGTCGCGGGTTTGGTTCGATCTGATTCATCTCGCGCTGCAGACAGATTCTTCACGCCTCGTCACGCTGCAACTGCTCGGCACCAGCAGCGTGCCGCCGATTCAAGGTGTGAGCCAGGGACATCACGACCTGTCGCATCATGGCCAGGATCCGCAGAAGATCGCGCAGCTGAAAGTGCTGGAGCTGGAAAAGATGCGGACGCTGCTGACGTTCTTTCAGCAACTGCGCGATACGAAGGAAGACGGCGAAAGCTTGCTCGACCGCACGGTCGTTTTCTTCAGCAGCAACCTGGCCGATGCCAGCAAACACAGCGTAAAGAATATGCCGGTGCTGCTCGCCGGCGGCAATTTCAACCACGGCCAGCATTTGGCCTTTGATGAAAACAAAGATCCGCCGCTCTCCAATTTGTTCGTCAGTATGCTGCAGCAAGTGGGAATTCCCGCCGACAAGTTCGGCAGCAGCACCGGCACGCTGACCGGGTTGGAGATTCGCGGCTAATGTGGTTCGTCGTGTTGCTTTTGATTTGCGGGCAGGATGCGAGTTCCGCAGCCGCGCCGGACAAGCGAATCGCCGCTGCCACAGAACTGACGGCCAATCTCACGGCCGGCAAGTTCGACGAAGTCACGTCGCAGTTCAATCTCACCATGCGACTGCTCCTCCCCGCCGTGCAGATCCGCGCGGTCTGGGAAGGGACCGCCAATGCGTATGGCAAATTTCAGAAAATCGGCGGCACGCGCGCGACAGAGGCCGACGGTTATTTCATTGTGTTCGTGACGCTGGAGTTCGCCCGCGGCAAGCTCGATGCGAAAGTTGTCTACGACAAGAACGACCGCGTAAGTGGTTTGTTCTTCGTGCCGCATGGCAAGTATCAACGGCCCGAGTATGTTCGCGCGGATTCATTTGACGAAATGGAAGTCAAAGTCGGGCAGAGCCTGTTCACGCTTCCCGGCACGCTGTCGCTGCCCAAAGGCGAAGGGCCGTTTCCCGCGGTAGTCTTGGTGCATGGCTCCGGCCCCAATGATCGCGATGAATCGTTCGGCCCGAACAAGCCGTTCAAAGACATTGCGCAGGGCCTCGCTTCGCGCGGCATCGCGGTGCTGCGTTACGAGAAGCGAACGCGGCAGCATCCGCTGAATATGCTGTTGCTCGGCAACAAGTTGACCGTCAAAGAAGAAACGATCGACGATGCCGCCGCAGCCGTCGATTTGCTAAGAGCGCACGACAAGCTCCACAAGAAGCGGATATTCGTTCTCGGGCACAGCCTCGGCGGCATGCTCCTGCCGCGCATCGCCGAGGCGAATAAGAACATCGCGGGCTTCATCAGCCTGGCCGGCGCAACTCGTCCGCTCGAAGACATCATTCTCGAACAGACGAATTATCTGTTGTCGCTCGATGGACCGCCGACAGCGGAAATGAAAAAAGAGATCGAAAAGATCGAACGGCAAATCGCCACGGCGAAATCCGCCGACCTCACGCTGCAAACGCCGAGCAGCGACTTGCCGCTCGGTATTCCGGCCGGATATTGGCTCGACCTACGCAACTACGATCCGGCGGCTGCGGCGAAAAAGATCGATAAGCCGTTTCTCATCTTGCAAGGCGAACGGGATTATCAGGTAACAATGTCCGACTTCGCGCGCTGGCGCGATGCGCTCGCTGACCGAGCAGATGCAGAATTCATCAGCTATCAGGCGCTCAACCATCTCTTTCTCGCCGGCGAAGGCAAAAGCAGCGCGGTTGAGTATCTCACGCCCGGAAACGTCGCGCCACAGGTCGTCGCAGATATTGCAAAGTGGATCGACGAGACCAGGTAGCTTAGGTCCGGAACAACTCGAAGTTATATCGCGGCTTAAGCTTTTCGATGAACTTACTTTGATAGCCGAGTAAGTCGCGTTTGTCGCCGCCTGTCTGGCAGTAGCTGAAACTAAGGGTTTGCTTCTTTTTGCTGTCGAGCAGGGTTTCCCAAACCGACATCGAGTTCTTTTGAAAGCTGGCTTGCACTCGCCCTTGCAGGTTCAACGCTTCACCGACGTAGAGCGATTCGCGGTCGGTCTGCACGACAAAAATCCCGCCCGCGTCCGGCAGCGAGATTTTGCGAACTTCATTGAGCGCCATTGCTTTGCTGAGGCGGCCGATCTTCAGCAACTGAGCTCGCGTACGAGCGTTTTTTGCCTCTTTACGGAGCTTGAGGGCGGCGAGACGATAGTTCACCGTCTGAGCGTCCGGCGCAAAGCGAACTGCGATCGCATCGAACTGCGCGGCTAGTTGCGGGTCGCACAGGATTTCATCAAGGCTCTCGGCGCCGGCATCCATCATCTGCTTCAGCGCAATCTCGCTCGCAAAGCTAACGCGATCGAAATCTTCCCAGGACAGTTCCGAACGTTTTGCCGTTTTGATCTCCGCGAGCTTGCCGGCCTTCCGCAAGTTGAACAGGTAATGATTCCAGTCGCGTTCGCTCCCCGGCAAAGCAATGGCTCGGCAACGAGCGGCGAAAGCTGCATTCAATTCTGGATCGGCGACAACTCGATCAGCCGAATAACCGTCGCAGGCCGCTGCAAAAGCTTCGATCAAACCACGTTCGGCAATTGCGAGCGAGCGCGTTTCCGCATTGGCTTCCGCCTCGGCAAAGACCGCCGGCACACCGTTCTTTTTCTTCTTCGGACTCGAGCGCTGCGATTTTGAAACCGTCGAGGGCGCACTCATCAGCGGCTCGGCGTCGCCATCGA is drawn from Anatilimnocola floriformis and contains these coding sequences:
- a CDS encoding DUF1552 domain-containing protein, which gives rise to MINKNGISRRLLLQGLGAAIALPWLESGRHLLGAESPKKPTQRFACMFIGDGISPPHWWAKGSGANMELGSSLASLEKHKSQLNVINGLFNKHAGGGHARCAGNILSGEALLRGRLIRGAVSMDQRLAKKWEDETALSSLVLGCEQPVAGFHESEYSMVYASHISWSNPDSPIPIELHPSLAFDSLFGGQSSTLQTSILDDVLEQATSLRNQVSRSDQVKLDEYLSSVRETEQRLQRLNKFAAEENNQPTSAQRPPAGQPKDFREYSRLMCDIIALAFQTDRTRIATLLLSRDLSGQVYPYLNIKDDHHSYSHSNEAKEYQGIVKTHVEQYAYLVDRLANMHEGDGTVLDNSCLMFVSEHWNAHNSNQVPLLLAGGLGGTLQTGRTHDFLNAGNEKRKLCSLYLSLMDRMGLELKEFGDAKERLAGI
- a CDS encoding DUF1592 domain-containing protein yields the protein MARLFYAAVIVLLIGCTSLAAADDAQRFHAEFQPFLSKHCVACHRGDKPKGNLDLEKLSLDLADDKARGQWTAVVERLDAGDMPPADKPRPDAQEVKKLTAWLSPRIATAETAARAAQGRVVVRRLNRSEYENTVRDLLGVQVNLKDQLPLDSAADGFDNAGAAHHTSSFLMEKYLEAADVALNMAISNRPKPPALISKRYSIKDGHPVKNTTEDVYRFLDDGEVVCFCSSDWHNVSASTFYPQDGGNYLFRISASAIQSNDKPVTFRVTASGTRLTGLSGLVSYFDAPPGAPKVFEFTRHMEPRTTISLLPYGLAGANTVKQTGSAKWEGPGLAVQYIEIEGPLNESWPPLSHKDLLGQLAQKTFKIYNFSDRVEVVSEQPLVDAERILKKFTRRAFRRTVTTEDIAPYLTIVQTKLDGGYTFEQALRAALKGVLIAPNFLFLREKPGRLDDFALASRLSYFLWSTMPDEELFALAEQQKLHQPEVLREQVERLLASPKAQAFTANFVGQWLGLREIDATEPSHILYPEFDHLLKVSMIRETELFFDELLKNDLSITNFVASDFTMLNGRLAKHYGIPDVVGWEFKKTTLPPESHRGGVLTMASVLKVTANGTTTSPVLRGAWVLDRILGQPSPPPPDNVSAIDPDIRGATTIREQLAKHRSTESCGVCHRQIDPPGFALESFDCIGGWRDWYRVTGNGAPVTVDGRRMAYHKGKSVDPSDVMPGGEKFDNVDQFKQLLLKDKSQLARALTNKLVTYATGRAPQPTDRPAVDAIVQKIAAKDYGLRSLVNEIVQSEIFQVK
- a CDS encoding DUF1552 domain-containing protein encodes the protein MKLHRRTLLRAAGVAVALPLFDAIVPKRARGEDKKNTPRRMVCINTPLGVHPAYFFPKDTGRDYELSPYLEVFKEFREQFTVISGLSHPDVGPSHDSNQSFLTSAPHPERRAGFKNSISLDQFAAAHLYGQTRFATLPLSCEGSGLAWTKSGAPVPTEDRPSGVFAKLFLEGRPDEVQAQARRLADGQSVLDAVRDQAKKLERNIGAGDREKLDEYFTSVRELEQRLAQAEMWSKRPKPKVNAKQPTDVRNSADLIGKSRVWFDLIHLALQTDSSRLVTLQLLGTSSVPPIQGVSQGHHDLSHHGQDPQKIAQLKVLELEKMRTLLTFFQQLRDTKEDGESLLDRTVVFFSSNLADASKHSVKNMPVLLAGGNFNHGQHLAFDENKDPPLSNLFVSMLQQVGIPADKFGSSTGTLTGLEIRG
- a CDS encoding alpha/beta hydrolase — encoded protein: MWFVVLLLICGQDASSAAAPDKRIAAATELTANLTAGKFDEVTSQFNLTMRLLLPAVQIRAVWEGTANAYGKFQKIGGTRATEADGYFIVFVTLEFARGKLDAKVVYDKNDRVSGLFFVPHGKYQRPEYVRADSFDEMEVKVGQSLFTLPGTLSLPKGEGPFPAVVLVHGSGPNDRDESFGPNKPFKDIAQGLASRGIAVLRYEKRTRQHPLNMLLLGNKLTVKEETIDDAAAAVDLLRAHDKLHKKRIFVLGHSLGGMLLPRIAEANKNIAGFISLAGATRPLEDIILEQTNYLLSLDGPPTAEMKKEIEKIERQIATAKSADLTLQTPSSDLPLGIPAGYWLDLRNYDPAAAAKKIDKPFLILQGERDYQVTMSDFARWRDALADRADAEFISYQALNHLFLAGEGKSSAVEYLTPGNVAPQVVADIAKWIDETR
- a CDS encoding DNA methyltransferase, whose translation is MNSVVLGDCVAGMRALAAGSVDLVFADPPFNIGYDYDVYHDRQEHEAYLAWSKQWIGAVHRALKPDGSFWLAIGDEYAAELKIISQEIGFHTRSWVIWYYTFGVNCKQKFTRSHAHLFYFVKDRAKFTFRADELENRIPSARQLVYNDSRGNPNGRLPDDTWILRPQDSAGFTAGEDTWYIPRVAGTFKERAGFHGCQMPEQLLGRIIRVCSNSGELVVDPFSGSATTLAVAKKLGRRYLGFDLSPEYVERGESRLAGIRVGDRLDGDAEPLMSAPSTVSKSQRSSPKKKKNGVPAVFAEAEANAETRSLAIAERGLIEAFAAACDGYSADRVVADPELNAAFAARCRAIALPGSERDWNHYLFNLRKAGKLAEIKTAKRSELSWEDFDRVSFASEIALKQMMDAGAESLDEILCDPQLAAQFDAIAVRFAPDAQTVNYRLAALKLRKEAKNARTRAQLLKIGRLSKAMALNEVRKISLPDAGGIFVVQTDRESLYVGEALNLQGRVQASFQKNSMSVWETLLDSKKKQTLSFSYCQTGGDKRDLLGYQSKFIEKLKPRYNFELFRT